One region of Neisseria mucosa genomic DNA includes:
- a CDS encoding multidrug transporter: MNKKTFKTVLSTVAAAVALSACTMIPKYEQPQVEVAETFKYDTFDDGIRAADLGWQDFFADPRLHRLIDIALERNTDLRTAALNAEIYRKQYMIARNDLLPSINASGTGTRVGSLSGGVTRSEYTVGLGAAAYELDLFGRVRSNSQAALQGYFSVAANRDAAHLALIAAVAKAHFNELYAQESMALAQRVLKTRETTYKLSQMRHKAGVISAVDLRQQEALIESAKADYANAVKNREQARNALATLINQPLPEDLPAALPLSKQFKITRLPAGLSSEVLLNRPDIRAAEHSLKQANANIGAARAAFFPTISLTGSVGTASGELSGLFKSGTGIWSFAPSITLPIFNWGTNKANLDVAKLRKEAQIVAYEAAVQAAFQDVSNALVAREQLDKSYAALNKQSRAYNDSLRLINLRYKHGVSNALDLLDAERSSYGAETALLANQLTRLENLADLYKALGGGLKRETVSQPAAQQ, from the coding sequence ATGAACAAAAAGACATTCAAAACGGTATTGAGTACCGTCGCCGCAGCCGTCGCGCTGTCCGCCTGTACCATGATCCCGAAATACGAACAACCGCAGGTTGAAGTTGCCGAAACCTTCAAATACGACACCTTCGACGACGGTATCCGCGCCGCCGACTTGGGCTGGCAGGACTTCTTTGCCGACCCGCGCCTGCACCGCCTTATCGACATCGCGTTGGAGCGCAATACCGACTTGCGCACCGCCGCATTGAACGCCGAAATCTACCGCAAACAATACATGATTGCCCGCAACGACCTGCTGCCGAGTATCAACGCCAGCGGTACCGGAACTCGGGTAGGCAGTTTGAGCGGCGGCGTTACCCGCAGCGAATACACCGTCGGTTTGGGCGCAGCAGCCTACGAGCTGGACCTTTTCGGACGCGTCCGCAGCAACAGCCAAGCCGCATTGCAAGGTTATTTCAGCGTAGCCGCGAACCGTGATGCCGCCCACCTTGCCCTGATTGCCGCCGTTGCCAAAGCCCATTTCAACGAACTGTACGCCCAAGAATCGATGGCATTGGCGCAGCGCGTGCTTAAAACCCGCGAAACCACTTACAAACTTTCCCAAATGCGCCACAAAGCAGGCGTGATTTCCGCTGTCGATTTGCGCCAACAGGAAGCCCTGATTGAATCCGCCAAAGCCGATTACGCGAACGCCGTCAAAAACCGCGAACAAGCCCGCAATGCCTTGGCGACCCTGATTAACCAACCCCTGCCGGAAGACCTGCCTGCCGCGCTGCCTTTGAGCAAACAGTTCAAAATCACCCGACTGCCTGCCGGCTTGAGTTCCGAAGTCCTGCTGAACCGTCCCGACATCCGCGCCGCAGAACACTCGCTCAAACAAGCCAATGCCAACATCGGCGCAGCGCGTGCCGCCTTCTTCCCCACCATCAGCCTGACCGGATCGGTCGGCACCGCGTCCGGCGAGTTGAGCGGCCTCTTCAAAAGCGGTACGGGCATCTGGTCGTTCGCTCCTTCCATTACCCTGCCGATTTTCAACTGGGGTACCAACAAAGCGAATCTCGACGTAGCCAAGCTGCGTAAAGAGGCGCAAATCGTCGCTTACGAAGCCGCCGTCCAAGCCGCCTTCCAAGACGTATCCAACGCATTGGTCGCACGCGAGCAACTCGACAAGAGCTACGCCGCGCTAAACAAACAAAGCCGCGCTTACAACGACTCCCTGCGCCTTATCAATCTGCGCTACAAACACGGCGTATCCAACGCCCTCGACCTGCTTGACGCAGAACGCAGCAGCTATGGAGCAGAAACCGCGTTGCTTGCCAACCAGCTTACCCGTCTGGAAAACCTTGCCGACCTCTATAAAGCACTCGGCGGCGGTTTGAAACGCGAAACCGTTAGCCAACCAGCCGCGCAGCAGTAA
- a CDS encoding lytic transglycosylase: MAKLKTIALTLSGLSAVSGAAAAQNATPNQTGMAMMRLNSALLDQAKAKTFGSGSLWASLKKDFRMSEVNSELVRRHESKFAANGAYFDRTITRSKPYMYHIATEVKKRNMPAEIALLPFIESAFVTKAKSHVGASGLWQFMPATGRHFGLEKTPLYDGRHDVYAATDAALNYLQYLHGLFNDWSLALAAYNWGEGNVGRAVNRARAQGLEPTYENLRMPNETRNYVPKLLAVRNIVASPQTFGMNISEITNQPYFQTVSIDKPIDNSTIARLANISESELLTLNPAFNAPVFIPKNNRKLLLPVSAVSAFEKNYRNANPETLLSFNAYTSARNTNLNTIATETGMSVAEIKRLNGLNGNSLSEGRTILVAQTDTATKQDMINFIDTDNTPDTYRSNMPTMAPIQTAELKTDTVKKVVAPANTVAQEPAPTTFDFVANTKAATAPIAADAVTTAQPRVERVQTVQSTEAKPATDTTVIAAAEPAQPALTLTEPQVVASAKSATPSTPSAVEEPDQMIALLANVDSHLQKAEEDQTTVAQNITHHQEVDATKARSERIAENIAKHQSRTEARLARANNQSPAQPTTMAGMHRVADGDTLFNISKRYNLSVADLIVANNIKGSNIRKGQLLRVSAAPVKTRKNNIQNVSYTVRRGDTLNTIANRFNVDVNDIRRWNKNTRTVTPGQRLKLMGS, translated from the coding sequence GACGCTGTCCGGTTTATCCGCCGTTTCCGGCGCGGCCGCCGCACAAAACGCCACTCCCAACCAAACAGGTATGGCAATGATGCGGCTCAATTCTGCCCTTCTCGACCAAGCCAAAGCCAAGACTTTCGGTTCCGGCAGCCTGTGGGCTTCATTGAAAAAAGACTTCCGCATGAGCGAAGTCAATTCCGAGCTGGTTCGCCGCCACGAAAGCAAATTCGCCGCAAACGGTGCCTATTTCGACCGCACCATCACGCGCAGCAAACCTTATATGTACCATATTGCAACCGAAGTAAAAAAACGCAATATGCCCGCCGAAATCGCACTCCTCCCCTTCATTGAAAGCGCATTCGTCACCAAAGCCAAATCCCACGTCGGCGCATCCGGCCTGTGGCAATTCATGCCGGCAACCGGCCGTCATTTCGGCTTGGAAAAAACACCTTTGTATGACGGCCGCCACGACGTATATGCCGCGACCGACGCCGCGCTGAACTACCTGCAATATCTGCACGGGCTATTTAACGACTGGTCTTTGGCTTTGGCTGCATACAACTGGGGCGAAGGCAATGTAGGCCGCGCCGTCAACCGTGCCCGCGCACAAGGCCTGGAACCAACTTACGAAAACCTGCGCATGCCGAACGAGACACGCAATTACGTTCCAAAATTGCTGGCTGTCCGCAATATCGTCGCCAGCCCCCAAACTTTCGGCATGAATATCAGCGAAATCACTAATCAGCCTTATTTCCAAACAGTCAGTATTGACAAACCCATCGACAACAGCACCATCGCCCGCCTTGCCAATATCAGCGAGAGCGAGCTGCTGACATTGAACCCTGCCTTCAACGCACCTGTCTTCATCCCGAAAAACAACCGCAAATTATTGCTGCCCGTTTCCGCCGTATCCGCATTCGAAAAAAATTACCGCAATGCAAACCCCGAGACACTGCTCTCTTTCAATGCTTATACCTCGGCCCGCAATACCAATCTAAACACGATTGCGACAGAAACCGGGATGAGCGTTGCCGAAATCAAACGACTGAACGGCTTAAACGGCAATTCGCTGTCTGAAGGACGTACCATTTTGGTTGCACAAACCGATACTGCTACCAAACAGGATATGATTAATTTCATCGATACTGACAATACTCCGGATACCTACCGTTCGAATATGCCGACAATGGCTCCGATTCAAACGGCAGAACTCAAAACCGATACAGTCAAAAAAGTCGTCGCCCCTGCCAATACGGTTGCACAAGAACCTGCTCCAACAACCTTTGATTTTGTTGCCAATACCAAAGCTGCAACTGCCCCTATCGCCGCCGATGCCGTTACAACCGCCCAACCCCGTGTAGAACGCGTTCAAACCGTACAATCCACGGAAGCCAAACCTGCTACGGACACAACTGTCATTGCGGCGGCCGAGCCTGCACAACCTGCCTTAACCTTAACAGAACCTCAGGTCGTGGCATCGGCAAAATCAGCTACCCCTTCCACTCCTTCTGCAGTCGAAGAACCTGACCAAATGATAGCATTGCTTGCCAATGTTGATTCACATCTGCAAAAAGCAGAAGAGGATCAAACAACTGTTGCTCAAAATATCACGCATCATCAAGAGGTTGACGCAACCAAAGCGCGCAGCGAACGCATTGCCGAAAATATTGCCAAGCATCAAAGCCGTACTGAAGCACGACTGGCAAGAGCAAATAATCAATCACCTGCACAGCCGACAACTATGGCAGGTATGCACCGCGTAGCTGATGGAGATACTTTGTTCAATATCTCTAAACGCTACAACTTAAGCGTTGCCGATTTGATTGTGGCCAACAACATCAAAGGCAGCAATATCCGCAAGGGTCAGCTGTTACGCGTTAGCGCGGCTCCGGTCAAAACCCGTAAAAATAACATTCAAAATGTTTCTTATACAGTCCGCAGAGGCGATACGCTCAATACAATTGCCAACCGCTTTAACGTAGATGTCAACGATATCCGCCGCTGGAATAAAAATACCCGAACCGTTACCCCGGGTCAGCGTTTGAAATTGATGGGCAGCTAA
- a CDS encoding efflux transporter periplasmic adaptor subunit (MexX; AmrA; involved in resistance to antibiotics; periplasmic membrane fusion protein; functions along with MexY and OprM; part of an inducible system that appears to respond to interference with the cellular translation machinery), with the protein MIFDASKVMRIAAIAAATALALSACNKGSDAAQGAKDEKGQQQAAAKKEMPPPVVGVVTVHPETVALTTELPGRLESLRTADVRAQVGGIIQKRLFQEGSYVRAGQPLYQIDSSTYEANLESSRAQLASAQATLAKANADLARYKPLVAADAISKQDYDAAVTAKRSAEASVKAAQAAIKSAGINLNRARITAPISGFIGQSKVSEGTLLNAGDTTVLATIRQTNPMYVNITQSATEVMKLRQQVAEGKLSSVDGAIEVGIKFDNGEVYPHKGRLLFSDPSVNETTGQITLRASVPNDKNILMSGLYVRVLMEQVAADNAFVVPQQAVTRGTKDTVMIVNAKGEMEPREVTVAQQQGTNWVITAGLNDGDKVVVDGTSIAAMMGAKKVTPKEWTPAGSAAEAVPKAASEVKKDVQTTSEAKPASAAK; encoded by the coding sequence ATGATTTTTGATGCTTCTAAGGTGATGCGCATTGCGGCAATCGCTGCCGCTACCGCGTTGGCTCTTTCGGCGTGTAACAAAGGCTCCGATGCGGCGCAAGGTGCAAAAGATGAAAAAGGGCAGCAGCAGGCGGCTGCGAAAAAAGAGATGCCACCACCGGTAGTTGGTGTCGTTACCGTCCATCCTGAAACCGTTGCGCTGACGACCGAATTGCCGGGTCGTTTGGAGTCGCTGCGTACGGCGGATGTCCGCGCGCAAGTCGGCGGCATCATCCAAAAACGTCTGTTCCAAGAAGGAAGCTATGTCCGCGCCGGACAGCCGCTTTACCAAATCGACAGTTCCACCTATGAAGCAAATCTGGAAAGCTCGCGCGCCCAGTTGGCAAGCGCGCAGGCGACCCTCGCCAAAGCCAATGCCGACTTGGCGCGTTACAAACCGCTGGTTGCCGCCGATGCCATCAGTAAACAGGACTACGATGCGGCGGTAACGGCGAAACGTTCTGCCGAAGCAAGCGTCAAAGCGGCTCAGGCGGCGATTAAATCTGCCGGTATCAATCTGAACAGGGCGCGCATTACCGCGCCGATTTCAGGTTTCATCGGCCAGTCCAAAGTATCCGAAGGTACGCTGCTGAACGCAGGCGATACGACCGTACTGGCGACCATCCGCCAAACCAATCCTATGTATGTGAACATCACTCAATCCGCGACCGAAGTGATGAAGCTGCGCCAACAGGTTGCCGAGGGCAAATTGTCGAGCGTGGACGGCGCGATTGAAGTGGGCATCAAGTTCGACAACGGCGAAGTTTATCCGCACAAAGGCCGTTTGCTGTTCTCTGATCCGTCTGTGAACGAAACAACCGGACAAATCACGCTGCGCGCGTCAGTGCCGAACGACAAAAACATTTTGATGTCAGGTCTTTATGTGCGCGTTCTGATGGAACAAGTGGCTGCTGACAACGCTTTTGTCGTACCGCAGCAGGCAGTAACGCGCGGTACGAAAGATACCGTGATGATTGTGAACGCCAAAGGCGAAATGGAGCCGCGCGAGGTAACAGTCGCCCAGCAGCAGGGAACCAACTGGGTGATCACTGCGGGTCTGAACGACGGCGACAAAGTCGTTGTGGACGGCACCAGCATCGCCGCCATGATGGGTGCGAAAAAGGTTACGCCTAAAGAATGGACGCCTGCCGGAAGTGCTGCAGAAGCCGTGCCCAAAGCTGCTTCCGAAGTGAAGAAAGACGTTCAGACGACCTCTGAAGCCAAACCGGCATCCGCAGCTAAATAA
- a CDS encoding TetR family transcriptional regulator → MRKTKTEALKTKEHLMLAALETFYQKGIARTSLNEIAQAAGVTRGALYWHFKNKEDLFDALFQRICDDIENCMHQDAADSDEQEWSLFRRTLMHFFTRLQTNDIHYKFHSILFLKCEHTEQNAAVIDIADKHQSIWREKITEVLTKSIAQHALSEDLDTDMAVIFIKSMLDGLIWRWLSSDKSFDLAQTAPRMIDILLDNLKNHPQLRKQK, encoded by the coding sequence ATGCGGAAAACCAAAACCGAAGCCCTTAAAACCAAAGAGCATCTCATGCTCGCCGCGCTGGAAACCTTCTACCAAAAAGGCATCGCGCGCACTTCGCTCAACGAAATCGCCCAAGCTGCCGGCGTGACGCGTGGCGCGTTGTATTGGCATTTCAAAAACAAAGAAGACTTGTTCGACGCCCTCTTCCAGCGCATTTGCGACGACATCGAAAACTGTATGCATCAGGACGCGGCCGATAGCGATGAACAAGAGTGGTCGCTTTTCCGCCGCACCTTGATGCACTTTTTCACACGCCTGCAAACCAACGACATCCACTATAAATTCCACAGCATCCTGTTTTTAAAATGCGAACACACCGAGCAGAACGCTGCCGTCATCGACATTGCGGATAAACATCAATCGATTTGGCGCGAGAAAATTACCGAAGTCCTGACCAAATCCATTGCCCAACATGCCTTATCCGAAGATTTGGATACCGACATGGCGGTCATCTTCATCAAATCGATGCTGGACGGTCTGATTTGGCGTTGGCTCTCGTCCGACAAAAGTTTCGACCTCGCCCAAACCGCACCGCGCATGATTGACATCCTCTTGGACAATCTGAAAAACCACCCGCAACTGCGTAAGCAAAAATAA
- a CDS encoding multidrug efflux RND transporter permease subunit gives MAKFFIDRPIFAWVIAIFIIAAGVIGIRSLPVSQYPSVAAPTITLTATYPGASAQVMEDSVLAVIERNMNGVEGLDYMSTSADSSGRGSVSLTFTPETDEDLAQVDVQNKLSEVLSNLPATVQQYGVTVSKARSNFLMIVMLSSDVQSTEEMNDYAQRNIVPELQRIDGVGSVRLFGAQRAMRIWIDPKKLQNYNLSFSAVTNALATQNIQISAGSIGSLPAAPGQTISATVTAQGQLSTAEEFGNIILVSNTDGSNVYLKDVAKVSLGMEDYSSSTRLNGVNTTGMAVMLSNSGNALATATAVKEKMATLQKYFPQGMSWKTPYDTSKFVDISIEKVIHTLLEAIVLVFLVMFLFLQNIRYTLIPTIVVPISLLGGFAFISYMGMSINVLTMFAMVLVIGIVVDDAIVVVENVERIMATEGLPPKAATKKAMGQISGAVVGITAVLISVFVPLAMFSGATGNIYKQFALTMAASIAFSAFLALTLTPALCATMLKPIQKGHHEEKKGFFGWFNKKFDSWTHGYEGWVAKVLRKTLRMMVVYIGLAAVGVFLFMRLPTSFLPTEDQGFVMVSVQLPAGATKERTDATLAQVTQLAKSIPEIENIITVSGFSFSGSGQNMAMGFAILKDWNERKTPGSDATSISNKLTGMMMGTLKDGFGIAITPPPIMELGNGSGLTINLQDRNNTGHAALLAKRNELIGKMRESGLFDPSTVRASGLEDAPQLKIDIDRAAAAAQGISFSDIRTTLASSLGSSYVNDFPNQGRLQRVMVQADASARMQPSDILNLTVPNSSGVAVPLSTIATVSWQTGTEQSVRFNGYPSMELSGSPATGVSSGQAMAAVQQMVDEMGGGYSLEWGGQSREEAKGSSQTLILYGLAIASVFLVLAALYESWSIPLAVILVIPLGLIGAALGVTGRNTFEALLGSIPSFTNDIYFQVGFVTVMGLSAKNAILIIEFAKDLQAQGKSALEAALEAARLRFRPIIMTSFAFILGVVPLYIASGASSASQRAIGTTVFWGMLIGTILSVFLVPLFYVIVRKFFKESAHEHEMAVKHAAEAGMISLEDQNTDNKH, from the coding sequence ATGGCTAAGTTTTTTATCGACCGCCCCATCTTTGCATGGGTCATTGCGATTTTTATTATCGCAGCGGGTGTTATCGGCATTAGGAGTTTGCCGGTTTCCCAATATCCGTCCGTTGCCGCTCCGACCATTACGCTGACCGCTACTTATCCGGGCGCGTCCGCGCAGGTGATGGAAGACAGCGTGCTTGCCGTTATTGAACGCAATATGAACGGTGTGGAAGGTTTGGACTACATGAGCACTTCCGCCGACTCCAGCGGCAGAGGCAGCGTAAGTTTGACGTTTACGCCTGAAACCGACGAAGATTTGGCGCAGGTGGATGTGCAGAACAAACTCTCCGAAGTATTGAGCAATCTGCCTGCTACCGTGCAGCAATATGGTGTTACCGTATCGAAAGCGCGTTCCAACTTCCTGATGATTGTAATGCTTTCGTCAGACGTACAGTCCACCGAGGAAATGAACGACTACGCACAGCGCAATATCGTTCCCGAGTTGCAGCGTATCGACGGTGTAGGTTCGGTACGGTTGTTTGGTGCGCAACGCGCCATGCGCATTTGGATTGATCCGAAAAAACTGCAAAACTACAACCTGTCGTTTTCTGCGGTAACCAACGCGCTTGCAACACAAAACATCCAAATTTCAGCAGGTTCTATCGGTTCTCTGCCTGCTGCGCCGGGACAGACCATTTCGGCGACAGTTACGGCGCAAGGTCAATTGAGTACGGCTGAAGAGTTCGGCAACATCATTTTGGTATCCAATACCGACGGCTCGAATGTCTATCTGAAAGATGTGGCGAAAGTCAGCTTGGGTATGGAAGACTATTCTTCTTCCACCCGCCTGAACGGTGTGAACACCACCGGTATGGCGGTGATGTTGTCCAACAGCGGTAATGCTTTGGCAACCGCCACCGCAGTGAAGGAAAAAATGGCGACCCTGCAAAAATACTTCCCGCAGGGTATGAGCTGGAAAACGCCTTACGATACTTCCAAATTCGTCGATATTTCGATTGAGAAAGTGATCCATACGCTTTTGGAAGCCATTGTATTGGTATTTTTGGTGATGTTCCTATTCCTGCAAAACATCCGCTATACGCTGATTCCGACTATTGTCGTGCCGATTTCGCTGTTGGGCGGTTTTGCCTTCATCTCTTATATGGGCATGTCGATTAACGTATTGACCATGTTTGCGATGGTATTGGTCATCGGTATCGTGGTCGACGATGCGATTGTGGTCGTTGAAAACGTCGAGCGTATTATGGCGACGGAAGGTTTGCCGCCTAAAGCCGCGACCAAAAAAGCGATGGGTCAGATTTCCGGCGCGGTGGTCGGTATTACCGCCGTCCTGATTTCCGTATTTGTGCCTTTGGCAATGTTCAGCGGTGCAACCGGTAATATTTATAAACAGTTCGCTTTAACCATGGCGGCATCGATTGCATTCTCCGCATTCCTTGCACTGACGCTGACGCCGGCATTGTGCGCCACCATGCTCAAGCCGATTCAGAAGGGGCATCACGAAGAGAAAAAAGGTTTCTTCGGCTGGTTCAATAAAAAATTTGATAGCTGGACACACGGTTATGAAGGCTGGGTTGCCAAAGTGTTGCGTAAGACTTTGCGCATGATGGTTGTTTACATCGGTTTGGCGGCTGTCGGCGTATTCCTGTTTATGCGCTTGCCGACTTCTTTCTTGCCGACCGAAGACCAAGGCTTCGTCATGGTCAGCGTGCAACTGCCCGCGGGTGCGACCAAAGAGCGTACCGATGCGACATTGGCGCAAGTTACCCAGTTGGCGAAAAGCATTCCTGAAATTGAAAATATCATTACTGTTTCCGGTTTCAGCTTTTCGGGCAGCGGTCAAAATATGGCTATGGGTTTTGCCATACTTAAAGACTGGAATGAGCGTAAAACTCCGGGCAGCGATGCAACGTCTATTTCAAACAAGCTGACTGGTATGATGATGGGTACGCTTAAAGACGGTTTCGGTATCGCTATTACGCCTCCTCCAATTATGGAGTTGGGTAACGGCTCGGGTCTGACCATCAACCTGCAAGACCGCAACAATACCGGTCATGCCGCATTGCTGGCGAAGCGCAACGAATTGATCGGCAAAATGCGCGAAAGCGGTCTGTTTGACCCGAGCACCGTCCGTGCCAGCGGTCTGGAGGATGCGCCGCAATTGAAAATCGACATCGACCGGGCCGCTGCTGCCGCACAGGGCATTTCGTTCTCAGACATCCGAACGACCCTGGCTTCCTCTTTGGGTTCGTCTTATGTCAACGACTTCCCGAACCAGGGTCGTCTGCAACGCGTGATGGTTCAGGCTGATGCTTCTGCTCGTATGCAGCCGTCCGACATCCTGAATTTGACTGTGCCCAACAGTTCCGGTGTCGCTGTCCCGCTTTCTACCATTGCTACTGTTTCCTGGCAGACAGGTACGGAACAAAGCGTCCGCTTCAACGGCTATCCCTCTATGGAACTTTCCGGCTCTCCGGCTACCGGTGTTTCATCCGGCCAAGCAATGGCTGCGGTACAGCAAATGGTTGACGAAATGGGCGGCGGTTACAGCCTAGAATGGGGCGGTCAGTCGCGCGAAGAAGCCAAAGGCAGTTCGCAAACCTTGATTTTGTACGGCTTGGCGATTGCTTCTGTATTCTTGGTGCTTGCCGCGCTTTATGAAAGCTGGTCTATCCCGCTGGCAGTTATCCTCGTGATTCCGTTGGGTTTGATTGGCGCGGCATTGGGTGTTACCGGGCGTAATACGTTTGAAGCTCTGTTGGGCAGTATCCCCTCGTTTACCAATGATATTTACTTCCAAGTCGGCTTTGTAACCGTAATGGGCTTGAGTGCGAAAAACGCGATTTTGATTATCGAGTTTGCCAAAGACCTGCAAGCGCAAGGCAAGAGCGCACTGGAAGCCGCGCTGGAAGCCGCACGCCTGCGTTTCCGTCCGATTATTATGACTTCGTTTGCCTTCATTTTGGGCGTGGTTCCGCTGTATATTGCCAGCGGTGCCAGCTCAGCCAGCCAGCGTGCCATCGGTACGACTGTGTTCTGGGGTATGTTGATCGGTACGATTTTGTCCGTGTTCCTTGTGCCGCTCTTTTATGTCATCGTGCGCAAATTCTTTAAGGAAAGCGCGCACGAACATGAAATGGCCGTGAAACACGCTGCTGAAGCAGGCATGATTTCCCTCGAAGATCAAAATACGGACAACAAGCACTAA
- a CDS encoding ATP-dependent helicase yields MNPFASLGLGSEIVSALTEQGYENPTPIQAAAIPKALAGHDLLAAAQTGTGKTAAFMLPSLERLKRYATSSTSPAMHPVRMLVLTPTRELADQIDQNVQGYIKNLPLRHTVLFGGVNMDKQTADLRAGCEIVVATVGRLLDHVKQKNINLNKVEIVVLDEADRMLDMGFIDDIRKIMQMLPKPRQTLLFSATFAPPIRKLAKDFMNAPEIVEVAAQNTTSANVEQHIIAVDALKKRNLLERLIVDLQMNQVIVFCKTKQSVDQVTRDLVRRNLAAQSIHGDKSQQSRLETLNAFKEGSLRVLVATDVAARGLDIAELPFVINYELPTQPEDYVHRIGRTGRAGADGVAISLMDKTEQKMFEAIKELTGNNLAVERIEGFEPNWWGADADGDTAADTQAAPTRSRGSDRNRSERNNRSERNERNERGDKSQKADKTDPGVACGTIAGRSRRSRRERQPCALLQPNYGAK; encoded by the coding sequence ATGAATCCATTCGCCTCACTCGGGCTTGGCAGCGAAATCGTTTCCGCGCTGACCGAACAAGGTTACGAAAACCCGACGCCCATCCAAGCCGCCGCCATCCCCAAAGCACTCGCCGGCCACGACTTGCTCGCCGCCGCCCAAACCGGCACAGGCAAAACCGCCGCCTTTATGCTGCCCAGCCTGGAACGCCTCAAACGCTACGCCACTTCCAGCACCTCGCCCGCGATGCACCCCGTGCGTATGCTCGTATTGACCCCGACGCGCGAACTTGCCGACCAAATCGACCAAAACGTGCAGGGCTACATCAAAAACCTGCCGCTGCGGCATACCGTCCTCTTCGGCGGCGTCAACATGGACAAACAAACCGCCGACCTGCGCGCCGGCTGCGAAATCGTCGTCGCCACCGTCGGCAGGCTGCTTGACCACGTCAAACAGAAAAATATCAACCTAAACAAAGTCGAAATCGTCGTCCTCGACGAAGCCGACCGTATGCTGGATATGGGTTTCATCGACGACATCCGCAAAATCATGCAGATGCTGCCCAAACCACGCCAAACCCTGCTCTTTTCCGCAACCTTTGCCCCTCCCATCCGCAAACTTGCCAAAGATTTCATGAACGCGCCCGAAATCGTCGAAGTCGCCGCGCAAAACACCACCAGCGCCAATGTCGAGCAGCACATCATCGCCGTTGACGCGCTCAAAAAACGCAATCTTTTAGAGCGGCTGATTGTCGATTTGCAGATGAACCAAGTCATCGTATTCTGCAAAACCAAACAAAGCGTTGACCAAGTCACCCGCGACCTCGTACGCCGCAACCTTGCCGCCCAATCCATCCACGGCGACAAATCCCAGCAAAGCCGCCTCGAAACCCTCAACGCCTTCAAAGAAGGCAGCCTGCGCGTCCTCGTCGCCACCGACGTCGCCGCACGCGGTCTGGATATCGCCGAGCTGCCCTTTGTCATCAACTACGAACTGCCGACCCAGCCCGAAGACTACGTCCACCGCATCGGGCGCACCGGCAGGGCGGGCGCGGACGGCGTCGCCATTTCCCTGATGGACAAAACCGAGCAAAAAATGTTTGAAGCCATCAAAGAGCTGACCGGCAATAACTTGGCAGTCGAACGCATCGAAGGCTTCGAACCGAACTGGTGGGGCGCAGATGCCGACGGCGATACCGCCGCAGACACCCAAGCCGCCCCAACCCGCAGCCGCGGCAGCGACAGAAACCGTTCCGAACGGAACAACCGCAGCGAACGCAATGAACGTAACGAGCGCGGCGACAAATCCCAAAAAGCCGACAAAACCGATCCCGGCGTAGCCTGCGGCACCATCGCCGGACGCAGTCGCCGCAGCCGCAGGGAACGCCAACCCTGCGCCCTGCTGCAACCCAATTACGGCGCAAAATAA
- a CDS encoding ATP-dependent DNA helicase, with translation MAVSFCPDGMRNAAWGRLKREDVLIVCLIGCRRQSMRPVYGKPQKWGYGLCGMER, from the coding sequence ATGGCGGTATCTTTCTGTCCGGACGGGATGCGGAATGCCGCATGGGGTCGTCTGAAACGGGAGGATGTTTTGATTGTGTGTTTGATAGGATGCCGCCGGCAAAGTATGCGGCCGGTTTACGGCAAACCGCAGAAGTGGGGATATGGTCTCTGCGGTATGGAAAGGTAA